TGCTGACCTGGGCCTGGGCCATCCCCGGCGCGACCTCGATGTTGCTGGCCGCGCACCAGGAGCTGGAGACCGAACTGCGCGCCGAGGTCCAGCGGGCCGCCGAGGAGATGCGGATCCCGGTCTGCTTCGTGTCCCGGCGCGGCGACGCCTACGGATGCCTGCGCGAGGTCGCCGCCGAGGTGAAGGCGGACATCGTGGTGGTCGGCG
The window above is part of the Phytohabitans houttuyneae genome. Proteins encoded here:
- a CDS encoding universal stress protein, giving the protein MDGSDTSMRAAAYACGLARRQRCRLVVTYAAPVLTWAWAIPGATSMLLAAHQELETELRAEVQRAAEEMRIPVCFVSRRGDAYGCLREVAAEVKADIVVVGASTQAHHVLGGSVASRLVRLGRWPITVVP